Genomic window (Mus caroli chromosome 14, CAROLI_EIJ_v1.1, whole genome shotgun sequence):
CATCAGCACAGTGGCAGAGCTGGAAGGGTGCAGGCACGGCATGTATACATAGGCGGACTCCGACGTCAGGCTGGACGACAGCACTCACCGTCTTACACAGCAACAATGGCAAGAACGTGGCAAAGAAGGGAGCGAAGGCATGTCCTCCAGCTGTGGCTGCCAGGACGGGGATGGCCTCTCCAGCATGCTCTAGTAACATGGCGTCATACTCTGCCTGTGGAGCCAGGAAAGGGACTTGAGGCACTGGGCCAGCTCAGGGATcacacacctccccaccccactatGCCACTGGCTGCAGACGCTTCGGGGACTGCCGGCCGGCCCTGACTTCACACGCAGGCTGAGCTGCCAATACCAGGTTGGCTTTTTTATAGCCCTCGTTTATCACTCCCAACCCTGCCCAGCCTCAGTGCCTGCCTGGCCTTTGAGCTCCTCACTGCCCTTCTCGGATGGAGGTGGCACTCTGGAAAGCACCAGCTTCTCTTAGCAGCCCTAGCTCCCACAGGCTGAGCTCAATGCATGAACCGCCCACTGCTGGCCCTCGGTCTAGGCCACTCTAATCTGTAGCTCTCACCTggtcatcatcttcatcatcatcctcCTCGGCGTCCTGACAGGCTGTCTGTGGAAGACGGATTCAGCTGAGCTTGGGGTCCCCTACCTGCTCCTTTCCACAGTAGGGGTGAGACGGGCAGAGGACCTAGAGCCTCCAACAGTCCAGTCTCCTGGGGCCCGACACCACTTCCCACGGCTGCCATTCCCTCCCCGCTGCACACCTTTTTCTGCAGCACAGCCTTGAGCACGTTGCAGAGCTCACTGAGCCGCCCAGGAGGCTGCAGTGCAAGGCTGCCGCAGGTGCGCAGCACCCCCGTCAGGGACTCCAGCACGGCCATCACCACTGGGCGCTCCCTTTCTACTTTCACGGCCTGCATGTAAGCTGGCATCACTCGAGCCAGGGAGGTCTGCAGAACTGGAGACACAATTGGTGGGAGCCTTGGTCAGGCCCGGCTACTCCCCAGGGCTCCCAGCCTGCTAGTGTCTCCTCCTCACCGGGACTGTTGCTGGGATCTGAGGAGTTTCTCTGAGAGGCCTTATGCAGTGCACAGCAGAACTGTCCCAGCGCTTCGTAAGCTGACTTCCGCACATTCATATGAGGGCACTGGAACCAAGAGGGCAGGTGTATGCCTGGCATGGGCAAGGTGAAGCTGACCCTAACTGGAGCGTGGGGATGCCTCTAACTTACCTCCAGCAGTTTGTATACTTCATCGAAGGTGGCATCCATGAATGGGAGAAAGGCCACACTATGGAGAGACACACAGCAGTGAGGAGAGGGATGCTGGGTGTTGTGGTACCCAGCACTGTGGAAGGGCTGCTGCTCACCAGGTGTTCATGGAGATCTCCCCCAGGGCGGTGCAGGTGTCTTCTTTCTCATCAAAGAAGGCATTCTCCACACTATACCTAAGGAAGGATGGGGAGGCAGTGACGCCTGCCAGCAGGGGGCAGACCTAACACTGGGGGCTAAGACCACCCTCAAAGACTACttatttgttgtttggttggtttttgtttttttctagataggatttctctgtgtacagaactcactctgtagatcaggctggccttgaactcagagatcctgctgcctctgcctcctgagtgctagaattaaaggtgtgcaccaccccctCTGGCTCAAAACCTACACTCTTAAGTAGAAGAGCACCCCTCCTACCCCGAGATCTCAGAGTCATCCCCCTCCTCTTCCATATCTTCATCCATgagttcctcctcctcttctgcttcgcTGTCATCATCAAACAGCAGGAAAGAGCTGATCCCATCATACTGTGGCTAGATAAAGCAAGCAGATCGGGGACTTTGCCTCAGGTGGGACCAGGAGATAAATCCCTCCACAGGGCTAGCCTGGCCTAACTGACCCAGCACACCCACCCTCTGCTCACCACAATGCCTTCAGTGGAGCGCAGCGACAGCAGCATGAGTGTGGTAATCTGAGGCAGGTAGGGTCCCAAGCCCTCTCCCATTAACCCTGATAAGGCTGCAAACAGGCTGTACCTGATAAAGGTAGAGAGAATCGGTATGGTACTACCtgctatagacagacagacagacaaaacgggggggaggggggttatcCAGGAAGCCTGGCGGATTGGTGTCTGGGAAGGGGACTGTCAATCTAGTGAGTAGGCAGGAGAGAGGCGGGGCAGGCTGAAAGGTCACTCACGTGCAGCGCCTCACGTCAGGGTCATCTATATGGATGCATAACCCTAGCCCAAGCTGACAGCATTCCTCAGCCAGGGGCTTCATGGACTCTCCCAGGGCTCGTGCTAGCACTCCCAGGGTCTCTGTGGGAGCAAGAGCTCCGTCAACACTGATGCGTGGACAGAGAACAGAAAACCAAGGGTGGCGAGTGGAAGGCGCTCAGGAGTATTCTACCCTACTCTCTGGCAAAACATGGAGAGCACTTGCTCATCAAAGGAAGACACCCAAGTGCCTTGGGAGAGATCAGGTCAGCACCAGGTGACACCGGCCTTACCCAGGCTCTGGATCTGCACAAGATGAAAGTCTTCGTGGCCTGTCAACAAGAACTCCCGGAGAAGCTCCATGATGGTAGGGAAGTAGGGTAGCAGGGAATCCTGGGCCGCTGTGGCTGCAGGACCGGACAGAACACAGTCAGAGGCAGCAAGGCCCGGGGTCTGCCTGACACAAGACTCTGGGTGGAGCCGGCAGGGCCTGGGGTCTTCCTGACACAGACTCTGGGCGAAGCCACACTTTTGGCTCCTTGGTCCTCTGGCTCACCAATGGCCCCTATGGCGCTCACAGCTAGCTCCTTGGTCCGGGCTTTGCTGGGGTTCTTCAATGGCTGCAGCATACATTCCATAAGCTCCGGAAGGTAGGGCTGCACTTTGGGCCCTGTGGGAACGTTTTTTTTACTAAGCAACTCAGGTATCTTAAGCTTTTGCAAAATTGACCTCCTTTAGCCCGACAGCCCGTGCGACCATCCCACCCCTCATTCCCAGCAGGCAGCGAGCAACTCAGGAAGATGCACCGTGTGCCTCCTTTAGTCAGTGTgctgctcccctcctcccccgTTTTCTCGACAGCCATCATCACTACCTAGGTTCTCCACAAAATTCTCCAGAGCATAGCAGGCCTTGGCCAGGTGGTGCGTGTTTCCCATGGGCACCGACTTCAGGTAGGTAAGAAGCAGAGGCATCACCTCCTCAGAGTAGCTGCTGATATGGGGCTGGGGAAGAAGCAGGCAGGACCCTGGTCAGGCTACCTACAGAGCACCCCTGCCAACGGCAGCAACAGCATCCGAAGAGAGGAGAGTTTAAGGGACAAGGGTCCCCAGCCTTGGGGGTGGAGGAGAGTGGTAGTCATCTGCATTTAGCTTTGCTGACCTGTAAGTTCTCTGAAAACTGGCCCAGGGCGAACAGAGCAGCATTTCGAACAATCTGTGAGGGGTCATCCAGGCCCTTGCACACAATCTGTAGCAGTGGGTACAGCAGTCTGAATGGGGCAGGACAGAAGAACAAAGTCTGAGGGACAGGACAGAGGAAGCCTAGTCTCAGCCCCATGGTGGTGgcgcacttttaatcccagcacttgggaagcagaggaaggcagatctccaagtttgaggccagcctgatctacacagtgaatttcaggacagtcagggctccctgaagaagcctgtctcaaaaaactattaaaaaacaaacaaacaaacaaacaaacaaacaaaacaaaggctggCCTAGGTATgatgatgcacatctttaatcccagcactgggaggcagataTAGGCAGTTCTTTATGAATTCCAGGCCTGTCAAGGATAcacagtgagtccctgtctcaagcaagcaagcaaacaaataaccaataaaaccaGTTACACTGAAACTGGGGTAGCAGGACTGCCAGAGGATGTACATCCACCCTCTCCATGTGACTCTGCTCACCCTGGGACAGGAACGGAATATAATACCTCTGCCTGATGTGGTCGCCAGCACCATCAGACAGCACAGCCAACACCAGGAACCCTGCTTTGCGTTGGTATGGGTCCTCGCTCCGCAAGGCTTCTTCCAGCATGGGCATCTAGAGGAGAACATGGCACATTCTTGAGAGCCCAGCACGAGTCTGCCTGCTACTTTCTCAACAGGCTCATCATAACGATCTATACCCAAATACCCTTGGCTTTCTTTAAGGGACGATACCTACCTAGGGccagtaagagcaagagagtcaCACTTACCACATGGGGACAGAGCTTCTCAGGGGGAAGATGTAGTGCCAGCATGTCCACAACCTGAGGAGAGCCAGGTAGACTGTGACTCCATCTCTAATCTCCACTTCTTATTTAACACCCAGCCTCAGGATCCACCTGTGATGGCTGCTTCTATGTTTGTGGAGACAGGATGGCTCGGACTGCCCAAAGCTTACagttctacctcagcctcccaagggctggggacTGAGCATACAGGTGTCCACCAGGTCAGCTGGGTGCGATGGCTGATTTTAATAATCCACTTGACTGAACTGGGAAGTGCTTAGGAGACTGTGATGATATTTTCAGAGCCAATTAGatcaggagggctctgacctcaaGATGAGTTAATCTCTTAATCTAATGCCAGTCACTAGGAAGAGCCAAAGGTAGAAGAAGGCAGAGCTTAGTTGGGGCCACATCCTATGGGAGCTATCTTGCCCTGTCTCCTTGTCtattccttctctgcctcctgttcctAACGTGAATGGTTCTGGTTTGCCGAGGCCTGAACCACTCTGTTTGGCTATTCCTTTCCCACCACAGGAAATGGAAATCTCCAAAGCCATGAAAATACTTCCTCCCCTTAAAGTGTCTGTTTCTCTGAGTATTGGGTGACAGTGACGAGAAGGCCAATACATCACCTGTACAGCAAAGTGCTTCGGAGTCTCCCCCATCAGCCCGATCTCCAAGTCATCATCATCCGAATCTTGATCTTCAGGATCCAGTTGGCCCATGGGTGGCTCAGCAGCCATGAGGGGGAAAAGGGCATGCAGCAAGGGAGGCACAAGGCGGTTCTTTAGCAAGGCCTAAGAGGGGAGGGTAAGCCTTGAGCATCTTCCTAGAACAGGCTCATGGGAAAATCCCAGCCTCCCAACCACAAGGAGCCCAGCCAGAGACTCCCAGTCTCCTAGGCAGGGAGAGAAGGCTAGGCCAGGGCTCAAGCAGGACTAAGCCGACAAATACAACTAATGGCGGAGAAAGCGGGATAGGGTAACTTCCCCAGAGGGAACTTACCTTACTTTTGACTTTGACCAAGAAAGTGAGGCAGCAGAGAACACGTACTCGGAGTGGTTCACCAAGGGCCACATTCTTAGCCACCTATACAGACACCGATGAGAATCAGAAACAAGCAAGAAAACTTAACAGCAGACCAGCAAGCAGGAGCAGCACCCACCCCGGGCTCACCTCCAGGCAAAACGTGAGGACCTCAGAGAGGTGGGGGTTGATGATGGGCAACTCTGTCTCCAGCATTTCATCCAGGGCCTCCAGGGCCTCACAGGCCTTTACCTGTAGACAGGTAAGTCACAGGGTACTCGCTCCTCTAGGGGACCATGGTGCTTgtgcctccattttccttccaaaaAGAGATTCCTCCCGTCTGTCCTTACCTCATCTAAGGGGATCAGAGTCCTCAGTGCCGTAACGACTTTAGGCACCAACATCCGTGCAAGAGACTAGAAGACACAGGGGTGGGCGTAATCACATAAAGTGCAGGCAGTCTCATCccagaagccagaagctggaggcTTCCTCAAAGCACCAGCCCAGCTAGCCTGAGCCAGCCAGGCCCAGCTAACACACTATGCCCTCAACCCTTAGGAAGAATGGGAGGCAGAATAAAACTCGAAAGCAGCTTGGGCCAAGACTTCTGAAAGCGAGGGCACGAAACCGAGAGATACAGGCAGCGACAGCGACGGGAATGACGATGTGACAGCCAGTGTCTTACCACATCATCTGGCCTGACGTAGCGGGCAATGGCGGTCAGAGTGCGCAGGGAGTAGAAGAGCACTCCGGGAAAGCTGACATCACTGAGTGTCTCATTCAGAAGCTGAAGCAGCTCGTGCTGGTGGGCATGGAATGCCTCGGGCTGGGAagacaccaccacactcagcagcAGAAGTCCCACCTGTGCAGGagcaggggagaagagaaggtcTCGTGGTCTATCCAGCCTCCGTCCCTCCTTCCTGCCAACAGGGCAGCGCCAGTACCTCTTTCTCGGGGCTATGGGAACTGTGAGTGCTGTGCTGAAGAAGGTTCATGAACTGAGGCCATCCTTGTAGGCCTTCCTTTCGAAAAATGGTGGCCGAGAGCTGGGCCAAGCTGACACTCACAGAATGCCTGCAAAGAGGAGATCCATTCATCCAGAAACACCTTTCACCGCCCTTCCCTTGCAAACAATGCCCCAGGCCCAAGGAGTGGCCAGAAAGAGAATGCGGGTATGTGCACGGTCTTTCCTAAGGCAGACCCCATAAGACCTCCGATAGCTGGGGGTGAGGAAAGGAGGGGGGCGCTGTGATCTGGCTCGGTCAGCACCACTGGACAGGCTGAATTCAGTCTTGTTTTCCCTATCTGGGTTTAGCTGATCATTTTCATCCATTCTCAAAAACTTTagttttagctgggcagtggtggcgcacgcctttaatcccagcacttgggagggggaggctggtgtggtggatttctgagttcaaggccaacctggtctatacagagtgagctccaggactgccagggctacacagagaaaccctgtcttgaaaaaccaaaaaattaaaaaatgaaaaataaatcacaaaaaaaCTTTAGTTTTCACATGTTCCACCTTCTAGGCCTGAATAAGTCCTAGTCTGGGGCTGaaaaaaaaggtagaagtccAGAGATTATCTCAGCCCCCGATCAGTTAGGACCCCCGAGAGAGGGTGCTCCATACTTACACTGTCTCTTTCTGCAGTGCTGTCAGGACCAGGgacttgaggctggaagacaggtGGCAAAGGCTTGGTACTCGGCCTGTCAAAAAGTAGACTAGGCCCGGCCCCTCCCATCCTAAATCTAGCCCACCTCTCCCTCTGCTCGGGTGCCAAGCGTCGCCAGCGATTGTTCAGCCTTCTGCGGGTCAGGACCGCTGCAAACTGGCGGATCTGGGGTGAGAAGAGGTAGCCAGCCAAATGAGAATCACAGGCACCAAGAAGATGAACAGATTAGGACCGCAGGGGGCGGAGGCTGGAGCGGGACCAGGGACACATTGAGAAATTTCAGAATTTCGGCAAGGAGGGGCAGGTGACTCGCCTGAGAGTCTGTCGCTGATGCCAGCAGATCGCAGAGTGCGGGCAAGGCAGCAGGGTCCCGAAGGATGGTCTGGAGCTGCTCCGTAGCCTGATGGAAGGTTGGGAGGTCAAGACTGGGCCTTTCCCACAGCCTCCCCATCCCCGTAGCCCGGTCAGGCCTGCCCATACCCGGCGGATGCGCTCCGTGTCCGGCAGCAGCAGCTCCTTCAGGATCTGTTCCAAACCCGCAGGCTCCATGGCAGCTGccgagccgccgccgccgccgccgccgccgccgccgccgctacAGGGccgggtggggaggggggaggatcgGCACGTGGAGACTCGGACAGCAACTTCCGGCGGAAAGGGCGTTACTCTGCGTCTCTCCTGTCGCCTGGGTGATTCAGCTTGCTTCCCTTCAAGAACTGCGGAAAGCTGGTGGCTGGCGTCAGTCCGGGGCTTCCGTCTGGCTGAGCACCCGCTGACAGCCTCGGCACCGTGGGTTCCCTGTGCCGACAGTTCCCAGAGTCCAGAGTTTGTGTGGCAATAGCGAACTCGGGTTTTCAAAACAACTGTGCATTGACAACAGGCCTCGGGTTTCTATAACTAGACCAAAACTTCCAACGACAGGAtcctttttcttaataaattttattttaataattgtaaaaagaaaaaaaatcaggaccaAAACGTAAGGCAACTTAAAaagttcaaatatatatattccttatataATAGAGATTTTTAATTTCCAGGTCCTCTctaaagagggaaggaaggcgaCAATCCTGTCACACAATTCGGTCAGAAGAGAAGCTATCAAGTGAAATCAATGGGGCATgatgaaagcaggagagagccAGAGTTCTGTGGCTCAGAACTCAGTCCATCTTGAGGTTAACATAGATATAACGGATgaactttaaagaagaaaaaaaggagatggTGCCCAGCATGAGGAAGAAGACATAGCCAGTCAGTAAAGAGTAGCCAAAGAACTCGACTGTCTGTACTGCCCCTGACATGTTAGAGCGCCGGGCATAGTAGAAAACCGAgtagaggaagatgaagaggccGGTGGAGCCCACGCTCAGCACGGATCGCCACCACCAGCGGTAGTCTTCCCCAGACAGCTGGAAGTAGGTGAGTGCAATGGAGATGCAGGCCCCCACACTCAGCAGGATGGCGAAGACAAAGAAGAGGATGCCGTACAGAGTGTACTGCTCTCGACCCCAGACTGTGGCAAAGATGTAGTACAGCTCCACGGAGATGGCGCTgtgaagagaaaaagacaatgtACATCATCAAAGCTCTGTGCACAGCCACAGCACGCGGAGCCAACCTCAGCCACATCTTCCCGTAGTGCTGGGGCGATCAAGAGAGCTCCAGGAGGCTTCTGCCTATTAGCTTAGTTTATTGGTTGCTCTCGGTTCATGAACATCTTCCCTGACAGGCTGAAAGCAGCCATCTTAACTAGAGTAGGTGACATACATCTATAATACTACTATttgggggggcggtatgggggacttttgggatagcattggaaatgtaattgaggaaaatgtgtaataaaaaatattaaaaattaaaaaaaaatactactatttgggaggctgaggcaggaggattgccaagttCAAAGTCAATCCAGGTTaaaaagcaagttcaaggccagcctggaaaacTTAAGACAGTCTCAAAATGAAAGGTAAAAaagggctgggatgtggctcagagaACAGTGCTTGCCAAAGGATGCACGAGGCCCTTAAGCACACTCCACTACTATAAAATGGGagcaagaaagaaggggagggggcagataCTGTGTTGTTTACTTCCTTCTGTATTGTTTAAAAGGTACGTAACAAACTGAATGAGAAAACACATAGGTCTTAAGCTCTCCGTGCCTGTGAACACTAAACCGAAATCAGGTTCTATAAGCTCCAATACAAGGCTTAAAGCCCATTTGATTACTTTCAGTTTGCTGAGTAAGAGCTTCACAGTGAAGCGCTCATGTGAGCTAGCTGAAGCTCACTCCTGATCTGTGCTTCGGCTGAGCTGAGGATTATTACTGGGTTATGGTAGAGAGCGGAGAAAGGCAAAGGTGAATCAAAACCCTGCTGAACACAAGGTGTGGTGGCCCGCACCCAAGGCGGGACaacttaagttttgttttgttttagcagacttaattcttttatttttcttgtacaaaATCCTTATGTAgtagccacagctggagcctgggtcctctgaacagagactctggtgtgggttttcacaagatgatcagtgaattcctgataaggagacttggtgaagacagtctctttccagaggtcgGGGGTCAGGTAGCTGTAAGTCTTGGAGATGGCATCAAAGGTGGCCTTAGCAAAgttgcccagggtggcagtgcagCCTCTGGCTGAAATGTAGCAGACATCTATACCGGCCATTATCAGGAGTttcttgggcacaggagcagagacaatgccagTGCATCTGAGGACAGAGATGAGACGcaccagcacagagccacagTGGCCTGTCACCTTGCATGGAACTGTGTGGGGCTTGCCAATCTTGTTCCCCCACTAGCCTCTCCGCACAGGGACGATGGAAAGCTTGGCCAAGATGATGGCCCCTCGGATGGCAGTGGCAACCTCCTTGGAGCACTTAACACCAAGACCAACGTGACCATTGTAGTCCCCAATAGCGACGAAAGCCTTAAACCTGGTCTGCTGGCCAGCCCgagtctgcttctgcactggcatgattttcagaacctcatcctttagggacgcacccaggaagaagtcaatgatctcagactccttaatgggcagggagaacaggtagatctcctccaaggacttgatcttcatgtccttaaCCAGGTGGCCCAGCTTGGTGACAGGGATCCACTCCTTGTCTTCAGCTTTACCTCCATGAGCCCCGTGGCCTGGACCACGGCCTCGGCCATGTCCGCGGCCCCTAAGACCACTGTCGAATCCTCCGCAGAAGCCACCGTGGCCTCCTAATCCTAGGCCCCTGGGTCCTCCGCCACTTAGTGTTTTCccgaagaagaagaagttgtttt
Coding sequences:
- the Ipo4 gene encoding importin-4, coding for MEPAGLEQILKELLLPDTERIRRATEQLQTILRDPAALPALCDLLASATDSQIRQFAAVLTRRRLNNRWRRLAPEQRESLKSLVLTALQKETVHSVSVSLAQLSATIFRKEGLQGWPQFMNLLQHSTHSSHSPEKEVGLLLLSVVVSSQPEAFHAHQHELLQLLNETLSDVSFPGVLFYSLRTLTAIARYVRPDDVSLARMLVPKVVTALRTLIPLDEVKACEALEALDEMLETELPIINPHLSEVLTFCLEVAKNVALGEPLRVRVLCCLTFLVKVKSKALLKNRLVPPLLHALFPLMAAEPPMGQLDPEDQDSDDDDLEIGLMGETPKHFAVQVVDMLALHLPPEKLCPHVMPMLEEALRSEDPYQRKAGFLVLAVLSDGAGDHIRQRLLYPLLQIVCKGLDDPSQIVRNAALFALGQFSENLQPHISSYSEEVMPLLLTYLKSVPMGNTHHLAKACYALENFVENLGPKVQPYLPELMECMLQPLKNPSKARTKELAVSAIGAIATAAQDSLLPYFPTIMELLREFLLTGHEDFHLVQIQSLETLGVLARALGESMKPLAEECCQLGLGLCIHIDDPDVRRCTYSLFAALSGLMGEGLGPYLPQITTLMLLSLRSTEGIVPQYDGISSFLLFDDDSEAEEEEELMDEDMEEEGDDSEISGYSVENAFFDEKEDTCTALGEISMNTCVAFLPFMDATFDEVYKLLECPHMNVRKSAYEALGQFCCALHKASQRNSSDPSNSPVLQTSLARVMPAYMQAVKVERERPVVMAVLESLTGVLRTCGSLALQPPGRLSELCNVLKAVLQKKTACQDAEEDDDEDDDQAEYDAMLLEHAGEAIPVLAATAGGHAFAPFFATFLPLLLCKTKQSCTVAEKSFAVGTLAESIQGLGTASAQFVSRLFPVLLNNAREADPEVRSNAIFGLGVLAEHGGCPAQDHFPKLLGLLLPLLARERHDRVRDNICGALARVLMASPAGKTEPQVLATLLRALPLKEDMEEWLTIGHLFSFLHQNNPEQVVDVASELLRICSLILPDNRIPPDTKAALLLLLTFLAKQHTDSFHTALGSLPNDKAQELQAMMGLA